Proteins encoded by one window of Chryseobacterium aquaeductus:
- a CDS encoding DUF3078 domain-containing protein, protein MKKIFVLLFMYFGVYSLAQVIISDSAAVDTIKKPRHWSVVAKNSVMFNQAAFSNWVGGGANNVGWLASANYNLVYENGRHLWENIIILNYGQNTTKGVGTRKTQDVLNVSTNYGRQFSKSWYVSTGASVLSQFSGGFEDGNNPEAKKISNFMAPGYVNAGLGITYRPDENLTVTLRPANGRFTFVLDKELQLAGNYGLKTDGDFFLMQIGFLGSAIYKVKLMENIEMTNTGSIFSNYLENPDHMVLSYNMLLNMKINRFVSSIVTLDLMYDHNQIQKTQLKQTLGIGFAYNIDNGVKRSDRKDSQWWLKK, encoded by the coding sequence ATGAAAAAGATTTTCGTTTTACTTTTTATGTATTTTGGTGTGTATTCCTTGGCGCAGGTAATCATCAGTGATTCTGCGGCAGTTGATACCATAAAAAAACCCAGACATTGGTCTGTAGTAGCTAAAAATAGTGTGATGTTTAATCAGGCAGCCTTTTCAAATTGGGTCGGTGGTGGAGCCAACAATGTGGGATGGCTTGCAAGCGCAAATTATAATCTAGTTTACGAAAACGGGCGTCATCTTTGGGAAAATATAATTATTCTGAATTACGGACAAAATACCACAAAAGGAGTCGGAACGAGAAAAACTCAGGATGTTCTGAATGTTTCCACCAATTATGGACGACAGTTTTCTAAAAGCTGGTACGTTTCTACTGGAGCTAGTGTACTTTCGCAATTCTCTGGCGGATTTGAAGATGGCAACAATCCTGAAGCGAAGAAAATTTCAAATTTTATGGCTCCGGGATATGTAAATGCTGGTTTGGGTATCACTTACAGACCAGATGAGAATCTTACGGTTACTTTAAGACCTGCCAACGGAAGATTTACATTTGTATTAGATAAAGAATTGCAGTTGGCAGGAAATTATGGATTAAAAACAGACGGAGATTTTTTCCTGATGCAGATTGGTTTTCTGGGCTCAGCAATTTATAAAGTTAAATTGATGGAAAACATAGAAATGACCAACACAGGTTCTATATTTTCCAATTATCTTGAAAACCCAGATCACATGGTTTTATCGTATAATATGCTTTTAAATATGAAAATCAACAGGTTTGTTTCTTCAATTGTGACTTTAGACTTGATGTATGATCACAATCAAATTCAAAAAACACAGCTGAAACAGACATTAGGAATCGGTTTTGCCTATAATATTGATAATGGCGTGAAACGTTCTGACAGAAAAGATAGTCAGTGGTGGCTTAAAAAATAG
- a CDS encoding rhomboid family intramembrane serine protease, which produces MVKNVIHKNAIIFPLLMLGAMWLGYFLQMQGFFGSCFGAIIPLLPEGLLGIITSPLLHGSIDHIVGNSIPIAVLMFLLHQFYPSVANKVFIVGWLATGLLLWILPPIDIVTGQYMYTCTIGASGVVYVLAFFLFFSGVFKWNMTLLTISLLVVLYYGSLIWGMFPEELFYNLQEPSKISWQAHLSGAVVGSVLAFIFKNVGDKKKRYIWEFPNYYSEKDDKLWQEYKENHPDDFLELPYKKNEDIWEHLEELRKK; this is translated from the coding sequence ATGGTTAAAAATGTAATTCACAAAAATGCAATCATCTTTCCATTGCTCATGCTGGGCGCCATGTGGTTGGGATATTTTTTACAGATGCAAGGCTTTTTTGGAAGTTGCTTTGGCGCTATTATTCCTCTTTTGCCCGAAGGCTTGCTGGGAATCATCACATCTCCTCTACTTCATGGAAGTATAGATCATATTGTTGGAAATTCCATTCCGATAGCAGTTTTAATGTTTCTCTTACATCAATTTTATCCTTCAGTTGCCAATAAAGTATTTATTGTAGGTTGGCTCGCCACAGGTCTTTTACTTTGGATTCTACCTCCTATCGACATTGTAACGGGACAATATATGTACACCTGTACGATCGGAGCAAGCGGCGTAGTGTACGTACTTGCATTTTTCCTATTTTTTAGCGGCGTTTTTAAATGGAATATGACACTCCTTACGATTTCGCTTTTGGTCGTTTTATATTATGGAAGTTTAATTTGGGGAATGTTTCCCGAAGAACTTTTTTATAATCTTCAGGAGCCGAGCAAAATTTCCTGGCAGGCACATCTTTCAGGAGCCGTAGTAGGAAGTGTTCTTGCTTTTATATTTAAAAATGTGGGCGATAAAAAGAAAAGATATATTTGGGAATTTCCCAATTATTACAGCGAAAAAGACGATAAGCTTTGGCAGGAATACAAAGAGAACCATCCCGATGACTTTTTGGAGTTACCATACAAAAAAAACGAAGATATTTGGGAACATTTGGAAGAATTGAGGAAAAAATAA
- the dprA gene encoding DNA-processing protein DprA yields the protein MYSEEHLYSIALRECNFIGDINFFKLVRSFGSAKKVWETHKKELSKTDGIGTKTVSDIGNSQHLKFAEKEILFCEKNSIKINLRHQNELPFLLKECDDAPAILYQKGNFEKNLKTISVVGTRNMTSYGKKFIEDFFEESKSHPYISVSGLALGVDKEVHEQSLKHQIPTIGVLAHGFHTLYPSKNKKLSDKILEENGGLLSEFNSSRKPDRENFIQRNRIVAGISPSTIVVETAFGGGSISTATFANTYNRDVFALPGKITDKYSQGCNHLIFQNKATAISTIKDLLDLAGFNNPKEKTEELFPHSYATIQLSENQELIYKKIADNPHICLDDLAEQISIASHRLLPVILELELLGKVKSFSGRQFVAN from the coding sequence ATGTATTCTGAAGAACATTTATATTCAATTGCCTTACGCGAGTGTAACTTTATTGGTGATATCAATTTTTTTAAACTGGTTCGGAGCTTCGGCAGTGCAAAAAAAGTTTGGGAAACCCACAAAAAAGAGCTCAGCAAAACAGACGGAATCGGAACTAAAACCGTTTCTGATATTGGAAATTCTCAACATTTGAAATTTGCAGAAAAAGAAATTCTATTTTGCGAAAAAAATTCAATTAAAATAAATCTGAGACATCAAAATGAGCTTCCCTTTTTACTTAAAGAATGTGATGACGCACCCGCTATTTTATATCAAAAAGGAAATTTTGAGAAGAATTTGAAAACTATAAGCGTTGTAGGAACTCGAAATATGACGTCTTACGGTAAAAAATTTATTGAAGATTTTTTTGAAGAATCAAAATCTCATCCATACATTTCCGTAAGCGGATTGGCTTTGGGCGTAGACAAAGAAGTGCACGAGCAATCTCTGAAACACCAAATTCCTACAATTGGCGTTTTAGCGCATGGCTTTCACACATTATATCCCTCCAAAAACAAAAAACTTTCAGATAAAATTCTTGAAGAAAATGGTGGTTTACTATCGGAATTTAATTCTTCTAGAAAACCTGACAGAGAAAATTTTATTCAAAGAAACAGGATTGTGGCGGGTATTTCTCCTTCTACAATTGTTGTAGAAACAGCGTTTGGTGGAGGCTCAATCAGCACGGCAACATTTGCAAACACCTACAACAGAGATGTTTTTGCACTTCCCGGAAAAATTACTGATAAATATAGCCAAGGTTGTAATCATCTTATTTTTCAGAACAAAGCGACAGCAATATCTACGATTAAAGATTTGCTGGATCTGGCAGGATTCAACAATCCGAAAGAAAAGACAGAAGAACTTTTCCCTCACAGTTACGCTACAATTCAATTATCTGAAAATCAAGAATTAATCTATAAAAAAATTGCTGACAATCCTCATATTTGTTTAGACGATCTTGCAGAGCAAATTTCTATCGCATCACACAGATTATTGCCCGTCATTCTGGAATTGGAGCTTTTGGGGAAAGTAAAATCATTTTCCGGGAGACAATTTGTAGCCAATTGA
- the gdhA gene encoding NADP-specific glutamate dehydrogenase produces the protein MEQYNIDQKIQEFIAKIEAKNPNEPEFLQAVKEVAITVIPFILTRKEYTGMKLLERMAEAERIIIFRVPWVDDKGEIQVNRGFRIQMNSAIGPYKGGIRFHPTVNLSVLKFLAFEQVFKNSLTTLPMGGGKGGSDFDPQGKTDMEVMRFCQAFMTELCKHIGPETDVPAGDIGVGAREIGYLFGQYKKIRNEFTGVLTGKGLAYGGSLIRPEATGYGVVYFAEQMLKTIGQTFKDKTVTVSGFGNVAWGVIKKISELGGKVVTLSGPDGYVYDKDGIDGEKIDYLLELRSSGNNRAEDYAKKYPSAVFHAGKRPWEVKCDVAIPSATQNELHLEDARMLVENGCVCVTEAANMPSTLDAINYFLENKVLFSPGKASNAGGVATSGLEMTQNSIRLNWTSEEVDARLKEIMIGIHKACRDYGKEEDGYVNYVKGANIAGFVKVAEAMLAQGVV, from the coding sequence ATGGAACAATATAATATTGACCAGAAGATCCAGGAATTTATTGCTAAAATTGAGGCAAAAAATCCTAACGAACCGGAATTTTTACAGGCAGTGAAAGAAGTCGCTATTACTGTAATTCCGTTTATCTTAACAAGAAAAGAATATACCGGCATGAAGCTTCTTGAGAGAATGGCTGAAGCCGAGAGAATTATTATTTTCAGAGTTCCATGGGTTGATGACAAAGGAGAAATTCAGGTAAACAGAGGTTTCAGAATTCAGATGAACTCTGCAATCGGACCTTACAAAGGCGGAATCAGATTCCATCCTACGGTAAACCTTTCTGTACTTAAATTTTTAGCATTCGAGCAGGTTTTCAAAAACTCTTTGACAACGCTTCCAATGGGAGGTGGAAAAGGAGGTTCAGATTTTGATCCGCAAGGAAAAACTGATATGGAAGTAATGCGTTTCTGCCAGGCTTTCATGACAGAATTGTGTAAGCACATTGGTCCTGAAACTGACGTTCCTGCGGGAGACATCGGTGTTGGAGCAAGAGAGATCGGATATTTATTCGGACAGTACAAAAAGATCAGAAACGAATTTACAGGAGTTCTTACAGGAAAAGGTCTTGCTTACGGTGGATCATTAATCCGTCCTGAAGCTACAGGTTACGGTGTGGTATATTTCGCTGAGCAAATGCTGAAAACTATCGGACAAACTTTTAAAGATAAAACGGTTACCGTTTCAGGTTTCGGAAACGTAGCTTGGGGTGTTATCAAAAAAATATCAGAACTTGGTGGTAAAGTAGTTACCCTTTCTGGTCCGGACGGTTATGTTTATGATAAAGACGGTATCGACGGAGAAAAAATTGATTATTTATTAGAATTAAGATCTTCAGGAAATAACAGAGCTGAAGATTATGCTAAAAAATATCCATCAGCTGTATTCCACGCCGGAAAACGTCCTTGGGAAGTGAAGTGTGATGTAGCCATCCCTTCTGCGACTCAAAACGAATTGCACTTAGAAGATGCAAGAATGTTGGTAGAAAACGGTTGTGTTTGTGTAACCGAAGCAGCGAATATGCCTTCTACATTAGACGCAATCAATTATTTCCTTGAAAACAAAGTATTGTTCTCACCAGGAAAAGCTTCAAATGCTGGTGGTGTTGCAACATCAGGATTGGAAATGACTCAAAACTCTATCAGATTAAACTGGACTTCTGAAGAAGTTGATGCAAGACTGAAAGAGATTATGATCGGAATTCACAAAGCTTGTAGAGACTACGGAAAAGAGGAAGACGGATATGTGAACTACGTGAAAGGTGCTAATATCGCCGGATTCGTAAAAGTAGCAGAAGCAATGCTTGCTCAAGGAGTAGTATAA
- a CDS encoding iron chaperone produces the protein MKNAFKTIDEYFVLFPKDLQIKLEVLRATIHSQHSEIEEYIGYQMPAFRYNGKPLVYFAGYKKHIGFYPGNEGITQFENHFNERKFKFSKGAVQFPLDKDLPLDLIKKIVQFRMKEIDHKKS, from the coding sequence ATGAAAAATGCATTCAAAACGATCGATGAATATTTTGTGTTGTTTCCCAAAGATCTTCAGATAAAACTTGAAGTGTTGAGAGCAACAATTCATTCTCAACATTCTGAAATTGAAGAATATATCGGCTATCAGATGCCTGCTTTCAGATACAATGGAAAACCTTTGGTTTACTTTGCGGGTTACAAAAAACATATCGGTTTTTATCCCGGTAATGAAGGAATTACACAATTTGAAAATCATTTTAATGAAAGGAAATTTAAGTTTTCTAAAGGTGCAGTACAGTTCCCTCTTGACAAAGACCTGCCTTTAGATTTAATAAAGAAAATCGTACAGTTTAGGATGAAAGAGATTGATCATAAAAAATCCTGA
- a CDS encoding YkgJ family cysteine cluster protein — MDLDLYKKQALQKQKEHKKFLEGLKKKPPKNLDYIVEETHEEVFEKIDCLQCANCCKTTGPLYTEKDIERISKHLRMKQADFESKFLRVDEDNDKVLQNLPCHFLNDDNTCSIYEVRPKACREYPHTDRKKIYQINNLMIQNTVICPAAFEFVEKMMIKIK; from the coding sequence ATGGATTTAGATTTATATAAAAAACAGGCTCTTCAAAAGCAGAAAGAGCATAAAAAATTTTTGGAAGGTCTGAAAAAGAAACCACCGAAAAATCTTGATTACATTGTAGAAGAAACTCACGAAGAGGTTTTTGAAAAAATCGATTGTCTTCAATGTGCAAACTGCTGTAAAACAACCGGACCGCTTTATACTGAAAAAGACATCGAACGCATCTCGAAACATTTGAGGATGAAACAGGCAGACTTTGAAAGTAAGTTTCTGCGTGTAGACGAAGACAATGATAAGGTTTTGCAGAATCTGCCCTGCCATTTTTTAAATGATGATAATACCTGTTCTATCTACGAAGTTCGTCCCAAAGCGTGCAGAGAATATCCTCACACAGACAGAAAAAAGATATATCAGATTAATAATTTAATGATCCAAAATACCGTGATTTGCCCGGCGGCTTTTGAGTTTGTAGAAAAAATGATGATCAAAATTAAATAG
- a CDS encoding ion channel: MARGFKKRIQQENTENSGFGSRASGRFINKDGLPNVRRKGINVFNRLSWYHTMLNLSSFQFLSYLVVMYVFINFIFATIYYMIGVEHLTGIDKSNPLNEFIDVFFFSSQTFTTVGYGRIAPIGFLASLVATFEAFLGLLTFAIATGLFYGRFSRPRAYLRFSDIAVIAPFQNATALMFRLAPFKNNALTDADVTLSAAIEVTENSGVKSNFYRLETHLSKINTLALNWTIVHKIDENSPFFRFSADDFKKTNIEIIVHVRAFDEVFSNTVVQRSSYVSEEIIYGAQFVPMYYPSISEESTVLDLDKINQYKKVNLPNTEFDQQQ, encoded by the coding sequence ATGGCTAGAGGTTTTAAAAAGAGAATTCAACAGGAGAATACCGAAAACAGTGGTTTTGGAAGTCGAGCTTCAGGAAGATTCATCAATAAAGACGGGCTTCCGAATGTAAGAAGGAAAGGCATTAATGTTTTCAACAGGCTGAGTTGGTATCATACCATGCTCAATTTGTCGTCTTTTCAGTTTCTTTCTTATCTCGTGGTCATGTACGTTTTTATCAATTTTATATTTGCAACCATCTATTACATGATTGGTGTAGAGCATCTTACCGGGATAGACAAAAGCAATCCTTTGAATGAATTTATAGACGTATTTTTCTTCAGTTCGCAAACTTTCACCACAGTTGGTTATGGCAGAATTGCTCCTATTGGTTTTCTGGCAAGTTTAGTAGCTACATTTGAGGCATTTTTAGGATTACTTACCTTTGCGATTGCTACGGGTTTGTTTTACGGAAGATTCTCAAGGCCGAGAGCGTATCTCAGATTTTCAGATATTGCCGTCATTGCTCCGTTTCAAAATGCTACGGCTTTGATGTTTAGGTTGGCTCCTTTTAAAAATAATGCTTTAACGGATGCTGATGTTACGCTTTCTGCTGCAATTGAAGTAACCGAAAATTCCGGAGTTAAGAGCAATTTTTACAGATTAGAAACTCATTTAAGTAAAATCAATACTTTAGCATTGAACTGGACAATCGTACATAAAATTGATGAAAATTCTCCGTTTTTCAGGTTTTCAGCTGATGATTTTAAAAAGACAAACATTGAAATTATTGTTCATGTAAGGGCGTTTGATGAAGTTTTTTCTAATACAGTTGTGCAAAGATCGTCTTATGTTTCTGAAGAAATAATTTACGGTGCACAGTTTGTTCCGATGTATTATCCTAGCATTTCTGAGGAGTCAACGGTTTTGGATTTAGATAAAATCAATCAGTATAAAAAAGTGAATCTACCGAATACGGAATTTGATCAGCAACAATAA
- a CDS encoding group III truncated hemoglobin, with product MKKLETREDIELLVNKFYNKITEDETIGFFFKDVVKVDWDKHLPKMYSFWETILFGQMSYKGNPMQMHFPINEIQAIEKHHFAQWLKLWKQTIEENFTGQNASLAITKSENIANLMAYKMEMARKR from the coding sequence ATGAAAAAATTAGAAACCAGAGAAGATATTGAACTTCTTGTCAATAAATTTTATAACAAAATAACCGAAGATGAAACGATTGGGTTTTTCTTCAAAGACGTTGTAAAAGTAGATTGGGACAAACATTTACCAAAAATGTATTCGTTTTGGGAAACCATTTTGTTCGGGCAGATGAGTTATAAAGGAAACCCGATGCAGATGCATTTTCCTATCAACGAAATTCAGGCAATTGAAAAACATCATTTTGCGCAATGGCTGAAGCTTTGGAAACAAACGATTGAAGAAAATTTCACAGGACAAAATGCTTCTTTGGCAATTACCAAATCTGAAAATATTGCCAATCTGATGGCTTACAAAATGGAAATGGCGAGAAAGCGTTAA
- a CDS encoding calcium:proton antiporter, protein MKLKEILHYTYIFPALAVLYYFTGLMGAGTVSDIVAGILLTGSVLSAVHHAEVVAHKVGEPYGTIILALCITIIEVALIISLMVAGGDQALTLARDTVFAAVMIILNGIIGICILVGGVKYFEQYFARTSATTYLISIVSILVITLILPNFTSSVNGPYYNNAQLIFVSIACLVIYGVFLMVQTVRHRSYFVPQDDDTETHYIPTNTQTLVSFLFLVVCLVIVVLLAKGLSGTIEDVVQSMGAPKSLVGVIIAGVVLLPEGVAAIRAARNNKIQSSLNLALGSALASIGLTIPAISAVSIMYDIPLVLGLDKKDIILLSLSVFIVMLSLSRGKTNVLYGTVLLVNLAAYIFTVIVP, encoded by the coding sequence ATGAAACTTAAAGAAATTTTACATTATACCTATATTTTCCCGGCACTTGCTGTTCTATATTATTTCACCGGATTGATGGGTGCAGGAACGGTTTCTGATATAGTTGCCGGAATTTTATTGACGGGCAGTGTACTCTCTGCTGTGCATCATGCAGAAGTGGTTGCTCACAAAGTGGGAGAACCTTACGGAACAATTATTTTGGCACTCTGTATCACCATTATAGAAGTGGCATTGATTATTTCATTGATGGTTGCTGGCGGAGATCAGGCGCTCACATTAGCACGAGATACTGTTTTTGCTGCCGTAATGATTATCTTGAATGGGATCATCGGAATCTGTATATTGGTGGGAGGCGTGAAGTATTTTGAACAGTATTTTGCACGTACATCTGCCACAACGTATCTCATCAGTATTGTCTCTATTCTTGTCATTACTTTAATTCTCCCAAATTTCACCTCAAGCGTCAACGGACCTTATTATAATAATGCGCAGTTGATTTTTGTGTCGATTGCCTGTCTCGTGATTTACGGAGTGTTTTTGATGGTGCAGACCGTAAGACACAGAAGTTATTTTGTTCCGCAGGACGACGATACCGAAACTCACTACATACCTACAAATACTCAGACGCTTGTCAGTTTCTTGTTTTTGGTGGTTTGTCTGGTAATCGTGGTTTTGTTGGCAAAAGGTTTATCCGGAACCATTGAAGATGTGGTTCAGAGCATGGGTGCACCAAAATCTCTGGTCGGAGTTATTATTGCAGGGGTGGTATTACTTCCGGAAGGTGTAGCGGCGATAAGAGCAGCGCGTAATAATAAAATTCAGTCCAGTCTCAATTTGGCATTGGGTTCTGCGTTGGCGAGTATTGGTTTAACGATTCCTGCAATTTCTGCAGTGAGTATTATGTATGATATTCCCTTGGTTTTAGGACTTGATAAAAAAGATATAATATTGCTTTCGTTATCGGTTTTTATTGTAATGTTGTCCTTAAGCAGAGGAAAAACAAATGTTCTCTACGGAACGGTTTTGCTGGTGAATCTGGCTGCGTATATTTTTACGGTTATTGTGCCGTAG
- a CDS encoding DUF6122 family protein gives MNPSDLALLKTFTHYFLHLVFPAIIALVFYRKDWKRVYLILLATMLVDLDHLFADPVFDPNRMSIGFHFLHSYYAIAVYFLLLFFKGNLRIIGVGLLFHMITDYQDFVFWPH, from the coding sequence ATGAATCCGTCAGATCTGGCTTTACTTAAAACTTTTACGCATTATTTTCTACATCTGGTTTTTCCGGCAATCATTGCCTTGGTATTTTACAGAAAAGATTGGAAGAGGGTTTATCTTATCCTTTTGGCAACCATGCTGGTAGATCTGGATCATCTTTTTGCAGATCCTGTTTTCGATCCTAATAGAATGAGCATCGGATTTCATTTTCTGCATTCCTATTACGCCATTGCGGTGTATTTTTTGCTTTTGTTTTTCAAAGGAAATTTAAGGATAATAGGTGTTGGGCTTCTGTTTCACATGATTACAGATTATCAGGATTTTGTATTTTGGCCGCATTAA
- a CDS encoding DNA alkylation repair protein, which translates to MSKILKSIKESLAVLSIPEKAAFLPKFFKTGRGEYGEGDKFIGVIVPDQRKVAKEYFSIISLKELSELLSSEIHEHRLTALFMLILKFEKTKDQFIKDEVVDFYLNHLPYINNWDLVDTSCYKILGRYAFENQKENLLRTLADSDQMWHKRIAVVGTMYYIKKGIFNLTIELVTKNLSHPHDLMHKANGWLLREMGNKNEAELIKYLNQYYQQMPRTCLRYAIEKLDEEVRQDYLKGRI; encoded by the coding sequence ATGAGTAAAATACTAAAAAGTATTAAGGAATCGTTAGCCGTTTTATCCATTCCGGAAAAAGCAGCTTTCTTGCCAAAATTTTTCAAAACAGGAAGGGGTGAATATGGCGAAGGTGACAAATTCATCGGAGTAATCGTTCCTGATCAGAGAAAAGTTGCAAAGGAATATTTCTCAATAATTTCTTTAAAAGAATTGAGCGAATTGCTTTCTTCAGAAATTCATGAACATCGACTGACCGCATTATTTATGCTCATTTTAAAATTTGAAAAAACAAAAGATCAATTTATAAAAGATGAGGTTGTTGACTTTTATCTGAATCACCTTCCATACATCAACAATTGGGATTTGGTAGATACGAGCTGTTATAAAATTTTGGGAAGGTATGCTTTTGAAAATCAGAAAGAAAACCTTTTGCGAACACTTGCGGATTCTGACCAGATGTGGCATAAAAGAATTGCTGTGGTAGGAACAATGTACTACATCAAAAAAGGAATATTTAATCTTACTATAGAATTGGTGACCAAAAATTTATCTCATCCACACGATCTTATGCACAAAGCAAACGGTTGGCTTTTGAGGGAAATGGGTAATAAAAATGAGGCAGAATTGATTAAATATCTCAATCAATATTACCAACAAATGCCAAGAACCTGCCTCAGATATGCCATCGAAAAACTAGATGAAGAAGTGAGACAAGATTATCTGAAAGGTAGAATTTAA
- a CDS encoding cation:proton antiporter — protein MELYYSFSALIVLASIFAYINYRFLKLPSTIGIMVIAIVISIVLVLFGETVFPRTFGHLNRLMISIDFTEVLMGAMLNFLLFAGGIHININDLKEQFRPVLIFSTAGVIISTFIVGFGMFHLLPLVGVHMPFIYCLVFGALISPTDPVAVLSILKQANVSKSLETKIAGESLFNDGMAVVVFTVVLQLAIGNEVDLGVENIAILLMKEAGGGLLLGVVLGWVTSRLMREVDDYIISVLVTLAVVMGGYLVARQMHVSGPLTMVAAGLFMGNFNVKFKMKSITQDYLIKFWELIDEILNAVLFLFIGFELLMIKDLNYYVIPGILAIVVVLSARFISIWAPTKFMSFRTRFSPQTIKVLFWGGIRGGVSIALAMSIPKNEYSNAILSITYCVVVFSIIVQGLTIAKVANPKIIAEEEHKLESIALDDKN, from the coding sequence TTGGAATTATATTATTCTTTTTCAGCGCTAATCGTTTTAGCATCCATTTTTGCGTATATCAACTACAGATTTTTAAAACTTCCGAGCACCATAGGAATTATGGTAATCGCCATTGTGATTTCCATTGTTTTGGTTTTATTTGGCGAAACTGTTTTTCCAAGAACTTTTGGTCACCTTAATAGGCTGATGATCAGTATAGATTTTACAGAAGTTTTGATGGGCGCAATGCTTAATTTTCTTCTCTTTGCTGGTGGAATTCACATTAATATTAATGATCTGAAAGAGCAGTTTCGTCCGGTACTCATATTTTCAACCGCAGGTGTTATTATCTCCACTTTTATTGTAGGTTTTGGAATGTTCCATCTTTTACCACTCGTTGGGGTGCACATGCCTTTTATTTACTGTCTGGTGTTTGGCGCACTCATTTCGCCCACAGATCCTGTTGCGGTGTTAAGTATTTTAAAACAGGCAAACGTTTCAAAATCACTCGAAACGAAAATTGCCGGAGAATCGTTATTTAACGACGGTATGGCGGTGGTTGTTTTTACAGTAGTTCTGCAACTGGCAATTGGTAATGAAGTAGATTTAGGGGTAGAGAATATTGCTATTTTATTAATGAAAGAAGCAGGTGGCGGATTGCTTTTGGGGGTAGTTTTAGGATGGGTTACTTCAAGATTAATGCGAGAGGTAGATGATTACATTATCTCCGTTTTAGTAACATTAGCAGTTGTAATGGGTGGTTATCTTGTTGCCAGACAGATGCACGTTTCCGGGCCTTTGACGATGGTTGCAGCTGGTTTATTTATGGGTAATTTTAATGTTAAATTTAAAATGAAATCTATAACGCAGGATTATCTCATAAAATTCTGGGAATTGATTGATGAGATTCTGAATGCTGTTTTATTCTTGTTTATAGGATTTGAATTGCTGATGATCAAAGATTTGAATTATTATGTCATTCCGGGGATCCTGGCAATTGTTGTAGTTTTGAGTGCAAGATTTATTTCAATTTGGGCTCCTACAAAATTTATGTCTTTCAGAACGAGGTTTAGTCCGCAAACCATAAAAGTTCTTTTTTGGGGAGGAATTCGCGGTGGTGTATCGATCGCATTGGCGATGTCTATTCCGAAAAACGAATACAGCAATGCTATTTTAAGTATTACTTATTGTGTCGTTGTGTTTTCTATTATTGTTCAGGGACTTACGATTGCAAAAGTTGCCAATCCGAAGATCATTGCAGAGGAAGAACACAAATTGGAAAGTATTGCTTTAGATGATAAAAATTAA
- a CDS encoding DUF4919 domain-containing protein yields MNYRIVFFILLIPFFGLSQKMKLDLKSIEKNLSNPSSAYNYEKLIFKFMGLPKSLDSIEAQHLYYGRNFINDKVSQTGDEFKSLAEAFKSNNFAECIKLGKPLYAKDPTNLDVILILLRAYDQMKDVSNFSHHISQLRLLTDAIKNSGDGKSEKTAYKVNTVGDEYIFLNVMNIGQDYTRGSRPLKDGVIDVWEKGDIKIYIKVLYLDLIF; encoded by the coding sequence ATGAATTACAGAATCGTATTTTTTATCCTTCTGATTCCGTTTTTTGGATTGAGCCAAAAGATGAAACTAGATTTGAAAAGTATTGAGAAAAACCTTAGCAATCCGAGTTCTGCGTATAATTACGAAAAACTTATTTTCAAATTTATGGGTCTTCCGAAATCTTTAGACAGTATAGAAGCCCAGCATTTATACTACGGAAGAAATTTCATTAACGATAAAGTTTCCCAGACTGGCGACGAGTTCAAAAGTCTGGCTGAAGCTTTCAAAAGTAATAACTTTGCAGAATGCATTAAACTCGGTAAACCTCTTTATGCCAAAGATCCTACCAATCTTGATGTGATTCTTATTTTGCTGCGTGCCTACGATCAGATGAAAGACGTGAGCAATTTTTCTCATCATATTTCGCAATTGAGACTTCTCACAGATGCGATCAAAAATTCCGGAGACGGAAAATCTGAAAAAACTGCCTACAAAGTAAACACCGTTGGCGACGAATATATTTTCCTCAACGTAATGAATATCGGGCAAGATTACACCCGAGGATCAAGACCTTTGAAAGACGGTGTCATCGATGTGTGGGAGAAAGGCGATATCAAAATTTATATCAAAGTACTTTATCTGGACTTAATTTTTTAA